The DNA region CCCGGAGCCGGTTCGGGGCATCGGCGCTGAATTCCCGCTGCACCAGATCGGCCCCCGGTGTGGCATCGGCGTTCCGCGTCGTCTCGTGATCACGAACTTACGGCGGCATACACCGCGAAGGCCCTCCCGCTTACATGAGCCGGGCGATGCGCTTCTTACCCACCCGGATGCCTTCATCGCGCAGGTCCTCCAGGATATTGGGCGCACCGTAGGCACCCTTGGAGCGCGCATGGTAGTGCCGGATGCGCGCCATCAATTGCGCATCCCGGATCGCGCGCGCCGACGGCTCGCGCTTGACCCACGCGTAGTAGCCGCTCGGGGAGACTGCAAACACGCGACACATCGTTCTCACCGGAAACTCGACCTGGTGCGCCGTCACGAACCGGAAGACTTCTTCGGTGTCGTGTCGGCCCCCCGTGCGAACCAGGCCGTGGCCTTTGCCAGGATCTCGCGCCCCAGCTTCACCTGGCGCAGCTTCGCCAGCTCTTCGCGTTCCAGGCTCGTCAGCACATCGCGGCGCTTGCCGCCGTCGGCCTCGGCGCGCTTGACCCAGTTACGGATCGTCTGCGCCGAGGGCTCGAACTCCTTCGCCAGCTCCTCCGGGCTGCGGCCGGCCCAGACCAACTCAATCAGTTTCCACCGAAACTCAGGCAGCTATGCAATGCGACTGCGGGCCATCGTGGACCTCCCTTTCGACCAACATTGAAATGTGTCCACGAAAGCGGGTCAACTCCACGCGCCGGTGGCTGCGCGCTTATGCCGCAACGTCAACGTACTCGACACGGCTCTCGGGCTGCGGAATCGGAAGACCGTCCTCGCGCATACCTTCAAGGTGAAACTCAATGGCCTCCCGGATCTGCGCCTCGGCTTCCTCGACAGTTGCGCCCGTCGCGACGCAGCCCGGAAGATCCGGCACATACGCCGAGAAATTGCCTTCAGCCTTTTCGATTACGATCGCATAGCGCATACCCACCTCACTTCTTCAGACCCGCCTGCTTCAAAATGCTGTTCAAGGTGCCAGCAGCCAGATCGTCGTTCGGTTTTCCCGGAACAGTGACTCGGCCCGGTTTCGTCGAATGCTTGAATTGACGATGGCTGCCTCGGGTCGCCACCAAGTACCAGCCATCGTCGCTAAGCATTCGAAGTACATCACGAACCTTCATCCAGTGAGGATATCAGGACCGCCGAACTTCGCCCGACGTCCGAATTTTGTTGTGGCGTAACGTCAGCGGCCACCGCCGCGCGCCGCTCTTGCGCGTGTCCGTGTGGCCGCTTTGTTAGACCTCGCCTCTTGATGCGACGTAGCGCCTCGTTGATGCGCGACTGATAGCCGGGGCCTTGCGAACGGACGAACGCAATGACATCGGCGTCCAGGCGAATGGTAGCAAGAACCTTCGTCGGCGCCTTCTGCGGCCCACGACCTCGGCGAAGGACGGGCGGGCCGAGCATGTCCTCTGACCAAGGAGGATTGTCGCGGTCAACCACCCTTGCGGAGGTACTCTTCGGCGGCCTCAAAGTAATAGCGCGCTTCATAGGGTGCGGCCTTGCGTAACGAGGTGACATGCATGTCGTCGTCGCGCTCGGTGTACACCAGGACGACGACCTCGGCATTCGGAAGCCCGAACGTCACCACGAGCACGGCGTCGGCCCGCGCCTTCACCCGGCGCAAGGGGTGATCGGCCGGAACGCGCTCCTCGACCGAGACGTAGCTGAACAAGGCACCCGGAGCATCGACCTGGCCGCGCATTCTTCTTCTCGCTCGAACGAGGCTACCACTATTACCGTCTGTCGCGATGATCGTTCGCGGGGTTTTTCAGCACCCTGTTAGAGCAGAGGATTACTTCAGAGTGTCCCTAATGGGTGACCCCGATTCTGGCGCAGTCCGGGTTACC from Burkholderiales bacterium includes:
- a CDS encoding BrnA antitoxin family protein translates to MPRSSSWCTPSATTTCMSPRYARPHPMKRAITLRPPKSTSARVVDRDNPPWSEDMLGPPVLRRGRGPQKAPTKVLATIRLDADVIAFVRSQGPGYQSRINEALRRIKRRGLTKRPHGHAQERRAAVAADVTPQQNSDVGRSSAVLISSLDEGS
- a CDS encoding type II toxin-antitoxin system HicA family toxin, yielding MKVRDVLRMLSDDGWYLVATRGSHRQFKHSTKPGRVTVPGKPNDDLAAGTLNSILKQAGLKK
- a CDS encoding type II toxin-antitoxin system HicB family antitoxin, whose protein sequence is MRYAIVIEKAEGNFSAYVPDLPGCVATGATVEEAEAQIREAIEFHLEGMREDGLPIPQPESRVEYVDVAA